The following are from one region of the Lacinutrix sp. Bg11-31 genome:
- a CDS encoding restriction endonuclease subunit S codes for MGKELPKNWILSNIEDSIEILDNKRKPVSASERAKRIGDIPYYGATGVAGKIDDYIFDEELILLGEDGAPFLDFSKNVAYLISGKSWVNNHAHVLKARKNVTSNIFLLHFLNQFDYTNYVGGTTRLKLNQGNLKSIPFPLPPLVEQQRIVAKLDELFGYLDSLKTRLNHIPQILKKFRQAVLTQAVKGKLTEEWRVGKTLEKWKEVESSKIFEFVTSGSRGWAKYYNELGEQLFVRITNMNYGSMELDLREEKCQFLKLPDSSEGKRTLLQSRDILISITADIGMISLIQNSWNIEAYVNQHVCLARPIKEINEFYLCFYLMSEDGFGQLKNLKRGVTKAGLTLGDIKSLVIKIPSKKEQAEIVKRVEHLFAKADAIEAQYQSLKIKIDSLPQAILAKAFKGELVEQLDTDGDAKELLEEIQKLKEDLKPVKKTARRRKKT; via the coding sequence ATGGGAAAAGAATTACCAAAGAATTGGATTTTATCTAATATTGAAGATTCTATTGAAATATTAGACAATAAAAGAAAACCAGTAAGTGCTTCTGAAAGGGCAAAACGAATTGGAGATATTCCATATTATGGTGCGACTGGAGTAGCAGGTAAAATTGACGATTATATTTTTGATGAAGAGCTAATATTGTTAGGAGAAGATGGCGCACCATTTTTAGATTTTTCGAAGAATGTAGCCTATTTAATCTCAGGTAAATCATGGGTAAATAATCACGCTCACGTTTTAAAAGCTAGAAAGAATGTTACTTCTAATATTTTTCTATTACATTTTTTGAATCAATTTGATTACACAAATTATGTAGGAGGCACTACAAGATTAAAACTAAATCAAGGAAATTTAAAGTCTATTCCTTTTCCACTTCCACCACTTGTAGAACAACAACGCATTGTTGCCAAATTAGATGAATTATTTGGGTATCTAGACAGCCTTAAAACGCGTTTAAACCACATACCACAAATCCTTAAAAAATTTAGGCAAGCGGTGTTAACCCAAGCGGTAAAAGGGAAGCTTACTGAGGAATGGCGTGTTGGGAAGACGTTGGAGAAATGGAAAGAGGTTGAAAGTTCAAAAATATTTGAATTTGTAACAAGTGGTTCAAGAGGTTGGGCTAAATATTATAATGAATTAGGAGAGCAATTGTTCGTAAGGATCACAAATATGAACTATGGAAGTATGGAATTAGACCTCAGGGAAGAAAAGTGTCAATTCTTAAAACTACCTGATTCATCCGAAGGAAAAAGAACTCTTTTACAATCAAGAGATATATTAATTTCTATTACGGCTGATATAGGAATGATATCATTAATTCAAAATAGTTGGAATATTGAAGCATATGTTAATCAACATGTTTGTTTAGCTCGTCCAATCAAAGAAATAAATGAATTTTATTTATGTTTTTATTTAATGTCCGAAGATGGTTTTGGCCAATTAAAAAATCTTAAAAGAGGAGTTACTAAAGCTGGTTTAACTTTAGGGGATATTAAAAGTTTAGTTATTAAAATTCCTTCAAAAAAAGAACAAGCCGAAATCGTAAAACGTGTAGAACATTTATTTGCCAAAGCAGATGCTATAGAAGCGCAATACCAAAGCCTAAAAATAAAAATAGACAGCTTACCACAAGCTATTTTAGCAAAAGCCTTTAAAGGAGAATTGGTAGAGCAGTTAGATACAGATGGAGATGCAAAAGAGTTGTTGGAGGAGATACAGAAATTGAAGGAAGATTTGAAGCCTGTTAAGAAAACGGCTAGGAGGAGGAAGAAAACGTAA
- a CDS encoding N-6 DNA methylase, which produces MALSTQEIVNKLWNLCNVLRDDGITYHQYLNELTFILFLKMAEETDYNNKLPEGYRWEDLKQKEGIELATFYRKLLLHLGTESTGKIQKIYNNAQTSIQEPANLRKIIKHIDELDWFEAKDEGLGEMYEGLLEKNASEKKSGAGQYFTPRPLINVMVRLMDPKVGERLNDPACGTYGFMIAAHHHILNNNDIYKLSEAQNNHLQNEQYSGCELVGDTHRLAMMNAFLHGMGGNIALGDSLSSYGESIKNKDLVLANPPFGTKKGGDRPTRTDLVYPTSNKQLNFLQGIYRSLHTRGGARAAVVLPDNVLFEDGDGQNVRKDLMEKCNLHTILRLPTGIFYAAGVKTNVLFFERGTTDKANTKDVWFYDMRTNMPNFGKRTPFTESYFADFEKAYTAKDRNKIKDERFSCISRATIAKKNDSLDLGLIADDSITKAEDIGEPIEIAKEALTELTSITKELNAIIKALN; this is translated from the coding sequence ATGGCATTATCCACCCAAGAAATAGTAAATAAACTCTGGAACCTTTGTAACGTATTACGTGACGATGGTATCACCTATCACCAATATCTTAACGAGCTTACCTTTATTCTGTTCCTTAAAATGGCAGAAGAAACCGATTACAACAACAAGTTACCAGAAGGGTATCGTTGGGAAGATCTTAAACAAAAAGAAGGGATAGAACTCGCTACGTTTTATCGAAAATTATTATTGCACTTAGGTACAGAAAGCACAGGTAAGATTCAAAAAATATACAACAACGCACAAACAAGTATTCAAGAACCAGCCAACCTACGTAAAATTATAAAGCATATAGACGAGCTGGATTGGTTTGAAGCCAAAGACGAAGGTTTAGGTGAAATGTATGAAGGCTTGCTAGAAAAAAATGCTAGCGAGAAAAAATCGGGAGCAGGACAATATTTTACACCAAGACCACTAATTAATGTGATGGTACGTTTAATGGATCCTAAAGTAGGCGAGCGCCTTAATGATCCTGCATGTGGCACCTATGGTTTTATGATTGCCGCACATCACCACATTTTAAACAACAACGATATTTATAAATTAAGTGAAGCCCAAAACAACCACTTGCAAAACGAGCAATATTCAGGTTGCGAGTTGGTAGGCGACACACACCGTTTAGCAATGATGAATGCCTTTTTACACGGTATGGGAGGAAACATTGCGCTAGGCGATTCTTTAAGCAGTTATGGCGAAAGCATTAAAAACAAAGATTTAGTCTTAGCAAATCCACCATTTGGAACCAAAAAAGGAGGAGACAGACCCACAAGAACCGATTTAGTATATCCAACTTCTAATAAGCAATTAAACTTCTTACAAGGTATTTACCGTAGTTTACATACTAGAGGAGGAGCAAGAGCAGCAGTTGTATTGCCCGATAATGTGTTGTTTGAAGATGGTGACGGACAAAACGTACGTAAAGACCTCATGGAAAAATGTAATTTACACACTATTCTACGTTTACCAACAGGTATTTTTTACGCAGCAGGTGTAAAAACAAACGTGTTATTTTTTGAGCGTGGTACTACAGATAAAGCCAATACCAAAGATGTATGGTTTTATGATATGCGCACCAACATGCCAAACTTTGGAAAACGTACACCATTTACCGAAAGCTATTTTGCAGATTTCGAGAAAGCATACACCGCCAAAGACCGAAACAAAATTAAAGACGAACGTTTTAGCTGTATTAGTAGAGCAACCATTGCGAAAAAGAATGACTCTCTAGATTTAGGTTTAATTGCAGATGATAGCATTACCAAAGCCGAAGATATTGGCGAACCTATAGAAATTGCCAAAGAAGCCTTAACCGAATTAACCAGCATTACCAAAGAGTTGAATGCCATAATTAAAGCATTGAACTAG
- a CDS encoding PD-(D/E)XK nuclease family protein — protein MKNLIKKVAEISNKYEQLNKISGNAFNVFDVINVTTNEVRLHSKFVAELLNPKGSHGQNDVFLQLFVNQFNIQIDTASVTVEVEKYIGKKTDTEGGYIDIYISDNKNRSITIENKIYAIDQENQLLRYYNFKKDNILYLTLFGDEPSKNSYQFEDQKLEIDKDFKLTSYKNDIEAWLINCRKEAVELPLLREGITHYINLIKILTGQSANNKMNTEIRDYIASSSDNLKQAALIEENMITAKVKIQWLFWQSLKEKMIANGLEIIEKGSVSWQNVNNYYTKSRNRDLYYGFWVKLFEKDNISIHFGIELEQSIYYGFTLEENGKGGISNLEKFAEFKNLVKEINPSYTNNQAWLGWRHTEEKLNFRAFNTEAIFNLADRKLLEKTTETITKNILVDINALKIKLENI, from the coding sequence ATGAAAAATTTAATAAAAAAAGTTGCTGAAATTTCAAATAAATACGAGCAATTAAATAAAATATCAGGTAATGCTTTTAATGTTTTCGATGTTATAAATGTAACCACAAACGAAGTGAGATTGCATTCAAAATTTGTTGCAGAATTGTTAAACCCTAAAGGATCACATGGTCAAAATGATGTGTTTTTACAACTTTTTGTCAACCAATTTAATATTCAAATAGATACTGCTTCGGTAACAGTAGAAGTTGAAAAATATATAGGAAAAAAAACAGATACAGAAGGAGGTTATATAGATATTTATATTTCAGATAATAAAAATAGAAGTATAACAATTGAAAATAAAATCTATGCGATAGATCAAGAAAATCAATTATTACGTTACTATAATTTTAAAAAAGATAATATTTTATATCTTACTTTATTTGGAGATGAACCTTCTAAAAATAGTTATCAATTTGAGGATCAAAAATTAGAAATAGACAAAGATTTCAAGTTAACTTCATACAAAAATGATATCGAAGCATGGCTTATAAACTGTAGGAAAGAAGCAGTAGAGTTACCTTTATTAAGAGAAGGTATTACACATTACATTAATTTAATAAAAATACTTACAGGTCAATCTGCTAACAATAAAATGAATACAGAAATTAGAGATTATATCGCGTCATCTTCAGATAATTTAAAGCAAGCAGCTTTAATAGAAGAAAACATGATAACCGCAAAAGTTAAAATTCAATGGTTATTTTGGCAAAGCCTAAAAGAAAAAATGATTGCTAATGGCTTAGAAATAATCGAAAAGGGAAGTGTTTCATGGCAAAATGTAAATAACTATTATACTAAAAGTAGAAATAGAGATTTGTATTATGGTTTCTGGGTAAAGTTGTTTGAAAAAGATAACATAAGTATTCATTTCGGAATAGAGTTAGAGCAAAGTATTTATTATGGGTTTACTTTAGAAGAAAATGGAAAAGGCGGTATTTCTAATCTTGAAAAATTTGCAGAGTTTAAAAACTTAGTGAAAGAGATAAACCCTAGTTACACAAATAACCAAGCTTGGTTAGGTTGGAGACATACTGAAGAAAAGTTAAATTTTAGAGCATTTAATACCGAAGCTATTTTTAACTTGGCAGACCGAAAACTATTAGAAAAAACAACAGAAACTATTACTAAAAATATTTTAGTAGATATCAACGCATTAAAAATTAAATTAGAAAACATATAA
- the hsdR gene encoding type I restriction-modification system endonuclease produces MKMKTNFSFLGDNYVELFQLAVLAERNCYVDSSTTLSKLRILTEKLASILVDFEQLEEPYDKKQMSRLAILANNSDTPREIIDIFHTIRKSGNKASHSGEGTQAEARYMLRQAFYLTKWFIEVYENEEVAVEYTTPEESWFIADNSRAKELEQELERLKQEVDNYKQKIQEQTQISEEARQQRKERAFAKAKKTEENEAETRDRIDKQLRDAGWECDTQTLNYKSKRTLPQKGRQMAIAEWKCGTKWADYALFNGLDLIGIVEAKKHIKNVMSDLGQAKKYSELVTTDQNISFPKHANSENYKVPFMFSTNGRPYLEQFKTASGIWFWDGRDQKNLARPLPNWFSPRDLVEKLSYDENDGVEKLQKTDYDLLSDPSGLSLREYQIDAIKAVEQKILTNVEDRRALLAMATGTGKTRTMIGMCYRLIKSKRFRRILFLVDRRMLGTQASDSFKEVHIEGLQTFAQIYDLQDLEDKVLDIDTKIHFATVQGMVHRIAYSDNPPSVGDYDCIVVDEAHRGYTLDKEMDEEEFILRDQIDFQSKYRMVLDYFDAYRIGLTATPAIHTKEIFGDPVFMYSYRKAVIEGYLIDFEPPYVFQTKLSKGGIVWEKGDEVKIYDPEDNEIKDLGVTEDEIKVDITGFNRKVITENFNRVILNELISTYGIHPENKGKTLIFATTNAHADIIVKLLYEEFQALGEKVDADAIVKITGDVYNREELLRKYKNDPTIPNIVVTVDLLTTGIDVPSISNLVFLRRVNSRILYDQMVGRATRRCDDIGKEVFKIYDCVGVTEIMSKEQVMKPVAPLVTKTFSNLVEELAIIEDNYSKEAKLDRIIAKIQRKISGFNEQQKEQFEILSGEPTVRDFAKKLKAIDIDTINQSIEDYGHLWEFLDREKGKALNYNTLYSDHEDKVEEVSRAYEKNLKPKDYLESFTEFINNNRNEIAALNIVCTKPSSLTRADLKELRLILDTQGFNKNNLNTAYKEVTNTDIVADIIAHIRTSALGEDLVSHQERITNAVAKLKTSHNWNQIQLKWLDKMEAQLQKESIITLEDLNKPPFSVDGGLKRLDKVFKNETAQIISELNSYLYA; encoded by the coding sequence ATGAAAATGAAAACAAATTTTAGTTTTTTAGGAGATAATTATGTCGAATTATTTCAGTTAGCAGTGTTAGCTGAGCGCAACTGTTACGTTGATTCTAGTACGACCTTATCTAAACTGCGAATACTTACAGAAAAATTGGCTAGTATTTTAGTCGACTTCGAACAATTAGAAGAACCTTACGACAAAAAGCAAATGAGCAGATTAGCAATTTTAGCTAACAACTCAGATACACCAAGAGAAATAATAGATATTTTCCATACTATCAGAAAATCTGGTAATAAAGCATCACATTCAGGAGAAGGTACTCAAGCAGAAGCACGTTATATGCTTAGGCAGGCTTTTTACTTGACAAAATGGTTTATTGAGGTTTATGAAAATGAAGAGGTCGCTGTTGAATATACAACTCCAGAAGAGTCTTGGTTCATTGCAGATAATTCTAGAGCGAAAGAGCTTGAACAAGAGTTAGAACGTCTTAAGCAAGAAGTAGATAATTACAAGCAAAAAATACAAGAACAAACACAGATTTCTGAAGAAGCAAGACAACAGCGTAAAGAACGTGCTTTTGCTAAGGCTAAAAAGACAGAGGAAAACGAAGCAGAAACTAGAGATCGTATTGATAAACAATTACGTGATGCAGGTTGGGAATGTGATACACAAACCCTAAATTATAAATCGAAACGTACACTTCCTCAAAAAGGAAGGCAAATGGCTATTGCAGAATGGAAATGTGGCACTAAGTGGGCAGATTATGCTTTATTTAATGGTTTAGATTTAATAGGTATTGTAGAAGCTAAAAAGCACATTAAAAATGTAATGAGCGATTTAGGACAAGCAAAAAAATATAGCGAACTTGTAACTACAGATCAAAATATTTCATTTCCTAAGCATGCAAATAGTGAGAATTATAAAGTGCCATTTATGTTTTCTACTAATGGAAGACCATATTTAGAGCAATTTAAAACAGCCTCAGGTATTTGGTTTTGGGATGGAAGAGATCAGAAAAATTTAGCAAGACCTTTACCAAACTGGTTTTCTCCTAGAGATTTAGTAGAGAAGCTAAGCTATGATGAAAATGATGGTGTAGAAAAACTTCAAAAAACAGATTACGATTTACTTTCAGATCCAAGTGGTTTAAGTTTAAGAGAATATCAAATTGATGCTATTAAGGCTGTAGAGCAAAAAATACTTACTAATGTAGAAGATAGACGCGCTTTATTAGCAATGGCTACAGGTACAGGTAAAACGCGTACTATGATTGGTATGTGTTATCGTTTAATTAAGTCTAAACGCTTTAGACGTATTTTGTTTTTGGTAGATAGACGTATGCTTGGTACTCAAGCATCAGACTCGTTCAAGGAAGTTCATATCGAGGGATTACAAACCTTTGCTCAAATTTATGACTTACAAGATTTAGAAGATAAAGTGTTAGATATAGATACAAAAATACATTTTGCAACAGTGCAAGGTATGGTGCATCGTATTGCGTATTCAGATAATCCTCCAAGTGTTGGAGATTATGATTGTATTGTGGTTGATGAAGCGCATAGAGGTTATACCTTAGATAAGGAGATGGATGAAGAGGAATTTATTCTTCGTGACCAAATAGACTTTCAGAGTAAATACCGTATGGTATTAGACTATTTTGATGCGTACCGTATTGGTTTAACAGCAACTCCTGCCATTCATACCAAGGAAATATTTGGAGATCCTGTATTTATGTATTCGTATCGTAAAGCAGTTATAGAAGGCTATTTAATAGATTTTGAACCTCCTTACGTGTTTCAAACCAAACTATCAAAAGGTGGTATTGTTTGGGAAAAAGGAGATGAAGTAAAAATCTACGATCCAGAAGACAATGAAATTAAAGATTTAGGTGTTACAGAAGATGAAATTAAAGTAGATATTACTGGTTTTAATCGTAAAGTAATTACAGAAAATTTTAATCGGGTTATTTTAAACGAATTAATATCTACCTATGGTATTCACCCAGAAAATAAAGGAAAAACTTTAATATTTGCTACAACAAATGCGCATGCAGATATTATAGTAAAATTATTATATGAAGAGTTTCAAGCATTGGGAGAAAAAGTAGATGCAGATGCTATTGTTAAAATAACAGGAGATGTTTATAATAGAGAAGAGTTATTACGTAAATATAAAAATGATCCAACAATTCCTAATATAGTTGTTACTGTAGATTTGCTAACCACAGGAATAGATGTACCAAGTATATCAAATTTGGTGTTTTTACGACGCGTAAACTCACGTATTTTATACGATCAAATGGTTGGTCGTGCAACAAGACGTTGTGACGATATTGGTAAAGAAGTATTCAAAATATACGACTGCGTTGGCGTGACAGAGATTATGTCTAAAGAACAGGTAATGAAACCTGTGGCGCCTTTAGTTACCAAAACCTTTTCTAATTTAGTAGAAGAACTTGCTATTATTGAAGACAACTATAGTAAAGAAGCAAAACTAGACCGAATTATAGCGAAAATTCAACGTAAAATTTCTGGTTTTAACGAACAACAAAAAGAGCAATTCGAAATATTATCTGGAGAACCAACGGTAAGAGATTTTGCTAAAAAGCTAAAAGCAATAGATATAGATACTATAAATCAATCTATAGAAGATTATGGTCATTTATGGGAGTTTTTAGATCGCGAAAAAGGCAAAGCTTTAAACTATAATACTTTATACAGCGATCATGAAGATAAAGTAGAAGAGGTGTCTCGTGCTTACGAGAAAAACCTAAAACCTAAAGATTATTTAGAATCGTTTACCGAGTTTATTAATAATAACAGAAACGAAATTGCAGCTTTAAACATTGTATGTACAAAACCAAGCAGCTTAACACGAGCCGATTTAAAAGAGTTGCGTTTAATATTAGATACACAAGGGTTTAATAAAAACAACCTAAATACAGCATATAAAGAAGTTACTAATACTGATATTGTTGCAGATATTATCGCACATATACGTACGTCTGCTTTAGGTGAAGATTTAGTAAGCCATCAAGAGCGCATTACAAATGCAGTCGCTAAGCTTAAAACATCGCATAACTGGAATCAAATACAATTAAAGTGGTTAGATAAAATGGAAGCGCAATTGCAAAAAGAATCTATTATTACTTTAGAAGATTTAAATAAACCACCTTTTAGTGTAGATGGAGGATTAAAACGACTTGATAAAGTGTTTAAAAACGAAACAGCTCAGATTATTAGTGAGTTAAATAGCTATTTGTACGCTTAA
- a CDS encoding primase-helicase family protein: protein MEYIRVGTDYYRVVDRPLLSGDTINTLVKWTKGEIITDYGKDYIADIPKYNGFVTMPSNINYEKEIKGFYNGYHEIGHELKQGLFNRTESFLKHIFGEQYEIGLDYLTIIWQQPTQVLPILCLVSEDRKTGKTTFLNWLKQVFQKNMTINKNEDFRSQFNADWATKLIIAIDEVLLDRREDSERIKNLSTSRTYKMENKGKDKIETPFFGKFILCSNNEDNFILVDEKEIRYWVRKVPSIIDADENTELLEDLEKEIPCFLNHLNTRKIATPKKSRMWFSKEEIFTPALSRLVKGNKTNLEKEIIEIVNNDFFRFEKETICYSASDLVELLKNNNIRASSSKVSEVLKSKFGLLQKNSSYKRYNISSMLYTKEAKTFIEETIVKGRYYEFKIESFE from the coding sequence ATGGAATATATAAGAGTAGGAACAGATTATTATAGAGTTGTAGATAGACCTCTTTTAAGTGGAGATACTATCAATACACTTGTAAAATGGACTAAAGGAGAAATTATAACAGATTATGGTAAAGACTATATTGCTGATATCCCTAAATACAATGGTTTTGTTACAATGCCTAGTAATATAAATTATGAAAAGGAAATTAAAGGCTTTTACAATGGGTATCATGAAATTGGTCATGAGTTAAAACAAGGATTATTTAATAGAACAGAATCATTTCTTAAACACATATTTGGGGAGCAATATGAGATTGGTTTAGATTACTTAACCATAATTTGGCAACAGCCAACACAGGTGTTGCCTATATTGTGTTTAGTAAGTGAGGATAGAAAAACAGGTAAGACTACATTTCTAAATTGGTTAAAGCAAGTTTTCCAAAAGAACATGACAATTAATAAAAATGAAGACTTTAGGAGTCAATTTAATGCAGATTGGGCTACCAAACTAATCATTGCTATAGATGAAGTTTTGTTGGATAGGAGAGAAGATAGTGAAAGAATTAAAAATCTATCAACCTCTAGAACTTACAAAATGGAGAATAAAGGAAAGGATAAGATTGAGACACCGTTTTTTGGTAAGTTTATTTTATGTTCCAATAATGAAGATAATTTTATTTTAGTAGACGAAAAAGAGATAAGATATTGGGTTAGAAAAGTGCCTTCTATTATAGATGCTGATGAGAATACAGAGTTATTGGAAGATCTAGAAAAAGAAATTCCATGTTTTTTAAATCATTTAAATACTAGAAAAATAGCAACACCTAAAAAAAGTAGAATGTGGTTTTCTAAGGAAGAAATTTTTACACCTGCACTTAGTAGATTGGTTAAAGGAAACAAAACTAATCTAGAAAAGGAGATTATAGAAATAGTTAATAATGACTTTTTTAGATTCGAAAAAGAAACAATATGCTATAGCGCTTCAGATTTAGTAGAACTACTTAAAAATAATAATATCAGGGCTTCTTCTTCTAAAGTGTCTGAAGTTTTGAAATCTAAATTTGGCTTATTGCAGAAAAACTCTTCGTATAAGCGTTATAATATATCTTCTATGTTATATACTAAAGAAGCAAAAACATTTATAGAGGAGACAATTGTAAAAGGGAGATATTACGAATTTAAAATAGAAAGTTTTGAATAA
- a CDS encoding helix-turn-helix domain-containing protein, translated as MENKILILNEDLLDKLVEKLTSKIVNKTQNHENDSEELLDVTQTSQLIKLTKPTLYGLVHKNKIPFYKKGKKLYFYKSEILKWINSGRSTTNNELEERASEYMLKNSQF; from the coding sequence ATGGAGAACAAAATTCTTATTTTAAACGAAGATCTACTTGATAAATTAGTAGAAAAGTTAACAAGTAAAATAGTTAACAAAACCCAAAATCATGAAAATGATTCGGAAGAATTGTTAGATGTCACTCAAACATCACAATTAATTAAATTGACTAAGCCAACACTTTATGGTTTAGTTCATAAAAATAAAATTCCTTTTTATAAAAAAGGAAAAAAACTGTACTTCTATAAATCCGAAATTCTTAAATGGATTAATTCTGGTAGATCTACTACAAATAATGAATTAGAAGAACGAGCTAGTGAATACATGCTAAAAAATAGTCAGTTTTAA
- a CDS encoding site-specific integrase codes for MINVTVRHKKIANGKLSLYLDFYPEIIHPLTGKSSRREFLKLKIFEKPTNDMQKAHNKETIKLAELIRSKRLIQLRNKEYGFKENVSLDINFISFFELIADEALNRTTYKNYLIWSAALKYFVHKFGNGIKTRQLDKSHVKGFREFLLTTNNFRTNEKKKLSVNTASTYYKKFIFVLKEAYRRNLTENDLSLEADYIKETQTFRDYLDEGELRKLWTTPIKIESIKHMAMFSALSGLRFVDISALDWSKIYNDKHQGFYISLKEKKTNNVSNLPLSVEAMKIIELQGTNKGLVFPEIKYSQIVRPIKQWVTDSGINKKISFHNFRHSFATLQLANGTDIYTVSKLLGHKNVSTTQIYTKVMDRNKIDAVNRINLDLDGI; via the coding sequence ATGATAAACGTAACGGTAAGACATAAAAAGATAGCAAATGGCAAGTTAAGCTTGTATTTAGACTTCTATCCTGAGATAATTCATCCATTAACAGGTAAATCTTCTAGAAGAGAGTTTTTAAAATTGAAAATTTTTGAAAAGCCAACTAATGATATGCAAAAAGCGCATAATAAGGAAACTATAAAACTAGCTGAGTTAATAAGATCAAAAAGGCTCATTCAGCTCAGGAATAAAGAATACGGATTTAAGGAGAATGTTAGTTTAGATATCAATTTTATTAGTTTTTTTGAGCTAATTGCAGATGAAGCATTGAATAGAACAACTTATAAAAATTATTTAATATGGAGTGCAGCTTTAAAATATTTTGTTCACAAATTTGGAAATGGTATTAAAACTAGACAATTAGATAAAAGTCACGTTAAAGGATTTCGAGAATTTTTATTGACAACTAATAATTTTAGAACTAATGAAAAGAAGAAGCTATCTGTTAACACTGCATCTACATATTATAAAAAGTTCATTTTTGTTTTAAAGGAAGCATATCGCAGAAATTTAACTGAGAATGACTTATCGCTTGAAGCAGATTACATAAAAGAAACACAAACATTTCGTGATTATTTAGATGAAGGTGAGCTTAGAAAACTTTGGACTACACCAATAAAGATTGAAAGTATAAAACATATGGCAATGTTTTCTGCCTTAAGTGGTTTAAGGTTTGTTGATATTTCTGCTTTAGACTGGTCTAAAATATATAATGATAAGCATCAAGGCTTTTATATTAGTTTAAAAGAAAAAAAGACAAATAATGTTAGTAATTTGCCTCTGTCTGTTGAAGCAATGAAAATAATAGAGCTCCAAGGAACAAATAAAGGTTTAGTATTTCCTGAAATAAAATATTCTCAAATTGTTAGACCAATAAAACAATGGGTTACAGATTCTGGTATTAATAAAAAGATTTCTTTCCATAATTTTAGACATAGTTTTGCGACACTCCAATTGGCAAATGGAACAGATATTTATACAGTATCAAAACTACTTGGTCATAAAAATGTATCAACAACTCAAATTTATACAAAGGTTATGGATAGAAATAAAATAGATGCTGTTAATAGAATAAATTTAGATTTAGATGGAATATAA
- a CDS encoding helix-turn-helix domain-containing protein yields MSSNIRVEKICQHCKAVFVAKTTKTKFCSVRCAGKAYKIRKREEKLGIIRSEVKQEKQVINKIDIQDKDILKVSEASILVGCSTKTIYRLIKGGEIKAHNFSQRITRISRSEINKFLEKPVGKSEVYSVFNRGDYYTITELQERFKGKYSKSSIFEILKAKKVTKISKKRMVLVLKEEANNALN; encoded by the coding sequence ATGAGTTCAAATATTCGTGTTGAAAAAATATGCCAGCATTGTAAAGCTGTATTTGTAGCAAAAACAACTAAAACTAAATTTTGTAGTGTAAGATGTGCAGGTAAAGCATATAAAATTAGAAAAAGAGAAGAGAAATTAGGGATAATAAGATCTGAAGTAAAACAAGAGAAACAAGTAATTAATAAAATAGATATTCAAGATAAAGATATCTTAAAAGTTTCAGAAGCTTCAATTTTAGTTGGCTGTTCAACAAAGACTATTTACAGGTTGATTAAGGGAGGAGAAATTAAGGCTCATAATTTTAGTCAGAGAATTACAAGAATTTCAAGATCTGAGATAAATAAATTTCTTGAAAAACCAGTAGGAAAAAGTGAAGTTTACTCTGTATTTAATAGAGGAGATTATTATACAATAACGGAGTTACAGGAACGGTTTAAAGGTAAATATTCTAAATCTTCAATTTTTGAAATACTAAAAGCTAAAAAAGTAACTAAAATTTCGAAAAAGAGGATGGTGCTTGTTTTAAAAGAAGAGGCTAATAATGCATTAAATTAA